A window of Rhizobium sp. CC-YZS058 genomic DNA:
CTCGCCATAACGAAGGTCCTGCCCGGCAATCATGGCCTCCACCAGCTTCGCCCGGGCGCGCTCGGGCGGTGGCAGCCGAGCGGGCAGGTTGGCAAGCGCCGCGCGGGCTGCCGCACGTCCGTCGATCGAAAGCGCGGCCTCGGCCAGCGTCAGCCAGTCCTCGGCCCGGCGCGCCTCGGTGGGGATCGCAAGAATGCGGTTCCGCTCGGCGCGCAGCGCCTGCGGCGGAAGGGGTGAGACGGGCAGGCTCGAAAACACGCCGCGCAGCTCGCTATAGAGCAGCAGCTGCTCGCGCTCTTCCAGATCGACCAGCGTATACTTGCGCGGCGCCTGGCCGATGGCCGCCACGGCGCCTTCACCCTGCCGGACGGTGACGGATCCTTGGGCATTGGCAAGCTCCACCACGCCCTCCAGCACGGAGAGCGTCGTCTCACCCTTCGCGCCGACGCGGAGCGACCAGTCGGTGCCGCGGATCGAGGTGGCGGCGGCGGGGGTGGCGATGGTCAGTCCGCTGCCGCCGCGCAGGGCGCGGGCCCAGATGGCGCCGGACTTCAATTCCAGCTGGCTGTCGGCCCCGTTCGCAGCGCGGACGACGAGCTCGGTATTGCGGCCCATGCGCATCTGCGTGTTGTCGGAGAAGAGGATGGCGAGATGGCCGGCGCTGTTGGTGCGCAGCGTGTCGCCGGTCAAGAGCCCTTGGGAAACCTCGACGCCCCGCCAATCGCTGGCATCATCGATAAAGCGGACTTCTTCGCCCGATCGGTGGGAAATGACCGAGCCGCGCGCCTCTCCCACCCGCGGAAAGACCTCCGCGGCCGCCGGAACGACGGCCAGCCCGAACGCCAGGCCGGCGAGCAGAAAACGCGCATGTCGCATGGATTGTCCCCCTCACCCCCTGAGGAAGCGTGAGATGTGACAAGAGCGCGATTGCCTGTCAAATGTGAGTCACAACGCACATATGCCGAGCGTGACCGATCGCCGCGCGGCTGTGGCATTCTTCCCACATCTGCGGGCATGGTGCGGATCTGACACAGCGTGTCAGGCCTCCTCGAATTCCATGAGTGTCCCGAACAGATCCTTCGGATGGACGAAGAGCACCGGTTTGCCGTGCGCCCCGATGCGGGGGGTGCCATCCCCCAGCAGCCGATGCCCGGTCTCCAGCAGTCGCGCGCGCGTGGCGTCCAGATCGTCCACCTCGAAGCAGAGATGATGGATGCCACCGGCCGGATTGCGGGCGAGAAAGGCCGCGATCGGGCTCTCCCCACCAAGGGGATGCAGCAGCTCGATCTTGCTGTTCGGCAGCTCGGCAAAGGCAACGGTGACGCCATGCTCCGGCAGCGCCTGGACGGCCGAGATCGTGCCGCCGAGGCTCTGGTAGTGGGCCATGGCCGCCTCGAGATCGGGAACGGCGATGGCGACATGGTTCAGGCGGCCGAACATGGCGGGCTCCTAGCGGTTGCGCAGGCGGCCCTGCAGGAGGTCGATCACCGCGCGCGCCGCTTCCAGCACGGGCGTGCCGGGACCGAAGACGGCGGACACGCCGGTCTCGATTAGGAAATCGTAATCCTGCCGGGGGATGACCCCGCCGACGACGACGATGATCTCTGCGGCGCCCTTGGCCTTCAGCGCCTCGACGAGCTGCGGGGCAAGCGTGCGATGGCCGGCGGCGAGCGAGGAGAGGCCCACCACATGGACCTTGTTGTCCACCGCCAGCGCCGCCGCCTCCTCCGGCGTCTGGAACAACGGCCCGGCCAGCACCTCGAACCCGATATCGCCGAAGGCGGATGCGATGATCTTCGCGCCGCGATCATGCCCATCCTGCCCGAGCTTGGCGATGAGGATGCGCGGCCGCGCGGAGAGCGCATCGGACACTTCGGACAGGCGCTGCTGCAGCGTCGAAAACTCCGGATCGTCCTCATAGGCCGCGCCGTAGATATCGCGCACCACCTCCGGCTGGGCCGAATGGTCGCCGAAGACCCGGCGTAAGGCGTCCGACATTTCGCCGACGGTGGCGCGTGCCCGCGCCGCCTCCACCGCGGCGGCGAGAAGATTACCCTCGCCGCTCCGTGCCACGGCCTCCAGCGCCGTGAGGGCGCTGTCGACGGCTGCCGGGTCGCGTCGCCGTCGCGTTTCCGAAAGCCGCCGGATCTGCGCCTCGCGCACCGCGGCATTGTCGATGTCGAGCGTGTCGATCGGCGCTTCGCTGTCCAGCCGGTAGCGATTGACGCCGACGATCACCTCTTCGCCGCGGTCGATGGCCGCCTGGCGGCGCGTGGCGGCTTCCTCGATAAGGCGCTTCGGCATGCCGCTTGCCACCGCCTTGGTCATGCCGCCAAGCGCCTCCACCTCCTCGATCAGCGTCCAGGCTTCCTCGGCGAGTGCCGCCGTCAGGCTTTCCACATAGTAGGAGCCCGCGAGCGGGTCGACGACCCTGGTCACGCCGGTCTCGTGCTGGAGGATCAGCTGGGTGTTGCGGGCGATACGGGCCGAAAATTCGCTCGGGAGCGCGATCGCCTCGTCCAGCGCGTTGGTGTGCAGCGACTGCGTGCCGCCGAGCACGGCGGAAAGCGCCTCATAGGCGGTGCGGATGACGTTGTTGTAGGGATCCTGCTCGGCGAGCGAGACGCCGGAGGTCTGGCAATGGGTGCGCAGCATGGAGGATGCCGGGTTCTTCGGCTGGAACTCGGCCATGATCCGCGCCCAGAGAAACCGCGCCGCTCTGAGCTTGGCCGCCTCCATGAAGAAGTTCATGCCGATGGCGAAGAAGAAGGAAAGCCGGCCGGCGAAGTCGTCGACATCGAGCCCGCGGGCCAGCGCCGCGCGCACGTAATCCCGGCCATCGGCCAGGGTGAAGGCGAGCTCCTGCACCAGCGTCGCGCCCGCCTCCTGCATATGATAGCCGGATATGGAGATGGAGTTGAACTTCGGCATTTCTCGCGCGGTATAGGCGATGATATCCGCCACGATCCGCATCGAGGGGTCCGGTGGGTAGATATAGGTGTTGCGGACCATGAACTCCTTCAGAATGTCGTTCTGAATGGTGCCCGAGAGCGCGGCGCGGGGCACGCCCTGCTCTTCCCCTGCCACGATGAAGCTCGCGAGAATGGGGATGACCGCGCCGTTCATGGTCATGGATACCGACATCTCACCGAGCGGGATGCCGTCGAACAGGATCTTCATATCCTCGACGCTGTCGATCGCCACACCCGCCTTGCCGACATCGCCGACGACGCGCGGATGGTCGCTGTCATAGCCGCGGTGGGTAGCGAGATCGAAGGCGACCGACAGGCCTTTCTGGCCGGCCGCGAGATTGCGCTTGTAGAAGGCGTTCGACGCTTCGGCGGTGGAAAAGCCGGCATATTGGCGGATCGTCCAGGGACGGCCGGCATACATGGTGGCGCGAGGACCGCGTGTGAACGGCGCAAAGCCTGGAAGCGATCCGAGATGGGAGAGCCCGACCAGATCCTCTTCCGTGTAGAGCGGCTTGACGGATATCCCTTCCGGCGTCTGCCAGGTGAGCGTATCCACCGGCCGGCGCGCTTCCTTTTCCGCAAGGCGCGCCCAGTCGTCGCGCTTCGGCTTCTCCTCCGCCATCAGGCAAACTCCATGATGAGCTCATCGACAGCCAGGCTGGCGCCGGGCGAAACGGCAATGCGCTGGACCGTGCCGCGGCGCTCGGCGCGCAGCACGTTCTCCATTTTCATGGCCTCCACCGTGGCTAGGACCTGACCTGCCTCCACGACATCGCCTTCGCGAACGGCGAGC
This region includes:
- the scpA gene encoding methylmalonyl-CoA mutase, which translates into the protein MAEEKPKRDDWARLAEKEARRPVDTLTWQTPEGISVKPLYTEEDLVGLSHLGSLPGFAPFTRGPRATMYAGRPWTIRQYAGFSTAEASNAFYKRNLAAGQKGLSVAFDLATHRGYDSDHPRVVGDVGKAGVAIDSVEDMKILFDGIPLGEMSVSMTMNGAVIPILASFIVAGEEQGVPRAALSGTIQNDILKEFMVRNTYIYPPDPSMRIVADIIAYTAREMPKFNSISISGYHMQEAGATLVQELAFTLADGRDYVRAALARGLDVDDFAGRLSFFFAIGMNFFMEAAKLRAARFLWARIMAEFQPKNPASSMLRTHCQTSGVSLAEQDPYNNVIRTAYEALSAVLGGTQSLHTNALDEAIALPSEFSARIARNTQLILQHETGVTRVVDPLAGSYYVESLTAALAEEAWTLIEEVEALGGMTKAVASGMPKRLIEEAATRRQAAIDRGEEVIVGVNRYRLDSEAPIDTLDIDNAAVREAQIRRLSETRRRRDPAAVDSALTALEAVARSGEGNLLAAAVEAARARATVGEMSDALRRVFGDHSAQPEVVRDIYGAAYEDDPEFSTLQQRLSEVSDALSARPRILIAKLGQDGHDRGAKIIASAFGDIGFEVLAGPLFQTPEEAAALAVDNKVHVVGLSSLAAGHRTLAPQLVEALKAKGAAEIIVVVGGVIPRQDYDFLIETGVSAVFGPGTPVLEAARAVIDLLQGRLRNR
- the mce gene encoding methylmalonyl-CoA epimerase; protein product: MFGRLNHVAIAVPDLEAAMAHYQSLGGTISAVQALPEHGVTVAFAELPNSKIELLHPLGGESPIAAFLARNPAGGIHHLCFEVDDLDATRARLLETGHRLLGDGTPRIGAHGKPVLFVHPKDLFGTLMEFEEA